actttatttaccccagagggaaaaaaaaagcaaagttgaactcggcaggatttgaacacaggatgCAAGAAATCAGAGTAAATAACACAGAAGATATCTTTTGAAAAGTTTCTCTTTAATTAcgatgttgttttatttttatttttattttacgttatttacaaaattctaatttatttaagttttgttgttttgtttttcttttgagggAGGCTTCATATTTTTCCATccacaattaattttattttttgtatttttaattatttatttagtttagcTTTTCTTTCTTTAGATAAGATTCCTTGAAGGAGAAGAAGCAAATTATAGAATaaatgtcgttttaaaaattacttaATTTCTTccaaatcgaaatacaaaagtgATTACGATAAACACAATGATAAATTTTAAAGTGCAAAATACAATTAGTCATTGAAAACCTTCCTTGCAGATACGAAGCAAAACGAAGCAGAATAAATTTAGATTTCTAAATAATAAAGTGAGATAAGTAAGTGTTtgaagaaaaatggcaaacaaggaagaagaacaagaagaagcagaagagaagaggaaaaaaagacaaaaccaaaatatttcaaaatttgaaattttcaattaTTCATGAAGtagaatttgtttgtttttttttgttttatatatatatatatatatatatatatatgtatgtatgtatgcatgtatgtatatatatctatgtatgcatatgtatacgcttGTTCTTCGACATTATTTAAAACTATCGTTGAATGGTGAAGCGCAATATGaatagtgtttgtgtatatattttatatgcttacatatatattatatatatatatatatatatacgtatatacattatatatattcttgtttattcCTTTTGTAattccatgcatatatatcatatatatggttaaatatatatatatatatatgctcatgtgtgtatataaatatatatatatacatacatatcgtatatatgtatataaatacacagatatacattatatatacttacacattatatatacatatatatatatatatataatatatatatatatatatatatattggcgcttCCACATTCAATAACAACACTCCAGCGTTGAagcatatgacatatatatatatatatatatatatatatatatatatatatatatatatatacgaggtctgatcaataagtatccgtactgttgccatagtaacgaaagtAAAGCATACAGaggaagttgtcatggcgatacccgctcagaggcctacgcaaggtTGCAGAAagcgtatggagaggagtgtatgagccgcacacacgTGTAGGAGACAAATGTACGAGTGGTTTAGACGTTTCCAAGTagaccgaaaaaatgtcgatattgatgaacgatctgggagacccacaacccgCAGGACGGAGAAAAATATCGCAGATGTGCGCGCAGCTGtgaagggaaatcgtcgaatcaccattcgtgaagatgtgcagattagttacggttcagttcaatccattatcactgaagatttgggtatgagatttGGGtatgccaagtttgtgccaaaactgctttcagctgaccaaaaagacacccgggtttcagttgcacaggatctccttgattgtgtcgagaacgatgaaaactttttgaaaaccttGCATagggtctctgagcaggtatcgccaagcttttggcaaaatttgatgcagattttcagCTCAACTTTTCCTGCCatagtcaatgcgatgatcacacgctacacactttccttccaagctctgctgtaaacagcggaagtgagctagaacgctaacccttaatgcgcatgcacagcagagttcgagGTCAATCTGTGCCGAGCGACTTCACCCTAcgtactttagcttcgttactatagcaacagtccggatacttattgatcagaccacacacacacacacacacacacacacagatagatagatagatagatagatagatagatagatagatagatagatagatagatagatagatagatagatagacagatagttagatagatagatagatagatagatagatagatagatagatagatagatagatagatagatagatagacagatagttagatagatagatagatagatagatagatagatagatagatagatagatagatagatagacagatagatagcataaaagtgagatgatgatgatgatgatgatgatgatgatgatgtcggcggtggtggcagtggcaagATCACCAGCGGCGGTGATGAAGGAAAGTGTTACAGGGGAGATGAAGAACTTACAACAGGAAAGGGTGAAGGAGAATTGTCTTggagatattaatattttttaaggcCGGAAATTTGAACAGGAACATGATTGATAATATCGATTTCTGATATAGAAACCAAGTTTTCATATTTAGTAGGATGGATAAGTCGATTTGATGAAGACCAACGGAGGACGGAAGGCAATTTCGGCCTCACTATAAGGGACGTAACTAAGTATAGCCAGGGATTGTGTACGACTCTTAACGACTCTGATAGTCTACTGACCGTAAGTATTAAgttgacggtggtgatgataataataatgaggaagaggaggaggaggaggaggaggggatagggattgtgatgatggtggtgatgatgatgaaagattcattatcataatcaacgtaatcatcatcatcaccttcatcacaataataataataatgtttagtttAATgtcctaccaatgtatactatgagtttctttgccctaggagtcgggaagacactcggcaagaaatggaagcaaatttgaaagaagaaaaacccataaataataataataataataataataataataataataataataataataataataataataataataataataatccttttttactggaggcacaaggcttcaaatttgagAGGAGTGGGACTAGTCGATGTAatctaccccagtgtttcactggtgcttaatttatcgaccccgaaaggatgacatgtAAAGTCGACCccaacggaatttgaattcagaatgtaacgacgggtgatatgccgttaagcatttcgtccagcgtgctaacgattctgccggctcgccaataataataataataataataataataataataatataataataaataatagatccctggcttaccatccctgcaagaagtgcaaaagattgtcttaactggtacctcacacgtattgagaagagcattgtcgatgtgagaactattactacccatttttttttaatttaacgttatttctatcaaaaaaaaaaatgaacgaactagtgagtttagtttaatggcctaccaatgtatactatgagattctttgccctaggagtcgggaagacactcggcaagaaatggaagcaaatttgaaagaagaagaaaactccataaatgataataataataataataataataataataataataataataataataatgataataatcacttCTTTATTGACCACTGGGAGTTCACATATACAGACAAGGGACGGTACAGGACAATGCAAAACAAAGTGAGATTACAGGATAAGAAAAACGTAaacagaagaataacaataaataaaagtttaacAATAAACCCCACCCCAAAAGAAGGAGACTTCTAAGGGCTGCTCGTAGAAACCTAACGAAGTACGATTGCCCTGACCTCCTCGACAAATGTCCTCTCCTCTTCATCTACCCTTGATCTACAGGCGCTTGCTTAGATCGGTCCATTAGCGCTGCCATCTCCTAAAATAACTGGGAGGCTGCACTTTCCTCTATACCCTCACTTtctcatttagaattttcttctggtcgagtaacccattctgCTTAAgaggtccctgaatgagggttgtttaaggatgttgaaagaaccacccatgtttccagaggtgaattattcaaaccccaaagagtccctctcaacacatggctatgatgctcccccactaattctactcgtgatcagagatgcacatatcgtcagccactaagggacatgcttaactggttaaagtcaaacaactgacaagcgaatctgtggtattgagcagaatatttgctgtagcccatcttttataccaagacaaaacaatgtacatgataacacttccaatcagttaagatcagaagccatgagagccactgtctggtactgcatcagggcatttattattattattattattattattattattattattattattattattattattattattttattatcatcattattatcattatcatgatagaaaatattattatcattattattattttgattatgtcTATTTCAAAGTTCTCCAAATTTTGTAACAATGGAGCGAAACTTTTTTTGACAAAACACATATTTCTGGAAATTCttttcataaatgtatatgtgtgtgtagatacacacgcataagcccacgcacacgctcacactcacacacgcatatatacacacggatttatacacacacacacactcacacacacacaggctcacacacacgcacacacattaaactaaaattcaaaaatttcttCAGTATAATAGAAATTCTTACTATTGTTACAAGCTTAAAGGATTTGGGAAAGATAACAAtagaatcattgttattattattattattattattattattattattattattattattattattattattatcattattattatcattattattattactactactactactattattatttttatggtttcaaatttgggtacaaggccagcaattttggggaagggagtgagtcgattgcatcgaccctagtacttaactggtacatattttatcgaccccgaaatgatgaaaggcgaagttgacctcggcggaatttgaactcagaacgtaacggcagacgaaataccgctaagcatttcgccgggtggttttctgctagccacttgataatatttttcacatttgattcccaattctgaTAATTTTCATATTCTacctctaattatttctttgtataatagtgctcactcGCTTAGTAAATattcctttcattattttatcacagtcttAATCTCtctattttaaacaaacatcacggtAGTCCAACAACAAAGGGAGAAGAAATTTGCCAAGTCATATCGTCCCCTCAAAGTATCATAGAGATTACAATTCAGCAGcccatctgtaagctttgcagtgtgtgtgtgtgtgtgtgtcgctgacTTTGTTGCCTAATGACATCCAGAAAATGGAtacttttaaacaaaattttctaaaatacCGCTTAGATATTGTGGCTTCAGAGCATATACGGATTTGTGGGGAAGAATTTTTCCGAGGGGGTGGAGAGaagagttttggaaaattcacaccaTCTgactttttccctcataactttcaggaaaatgggtctcttttaatgaaaatttatacaaatccctttcaaacggcatagattacgaatttaaagaaatttgtggggaaaatttttgCGGGCATTTTACCCATTTTTTTTAaaccacagccttcgaaatgatggggtTGGTGGGGGGCATCTTTGTCTGAAAAAGTTTTGAAAGCTCTTTTTTTACAACTCCTCTCCCTCATCATCCCATTCCGGacctattttggccaattttgTTTTGCACCTCAAAACCATGGGAAGAACATTTtcgataaattttttttttttaattactaatattttcagagggaaaagtgattgatttaagggcgatttggctgttgctttttgcacacacaaagacaatcctcctcgtttctttatcactctcacatgtgttgatgtttttcaatatttttccccatgaatacatttatatgctatgtgtgtgtgactctgtgtgtttgtgtgtgtatgcattcatgtgtgtgtgtgtgtgtgtgtgcgtgcgcgcgtgcatgtttTATATTGCATCCTTTTATGTCCTATCATTTCTCAGTtcaagaaatatggaaacaataTAGAGTAAATTTCCTTTGAAGCAAGTAtttgtgctacagcatggccacatttcCATGAATGgaaccaataaaagaatgaaagaatagaaaagagcATGATGTTATAGATTCTAAAGAAAATAAACTACTCTCGCCTAAATTTCTTTTCAGTGAACctgaaataatataattttagaaatagagaaaaatattacACTCCATCTTTACGTAAtaaattctcaatttttttcttgCACCCAAAGAATGAGAATTATCTCAGATTGTTTGAATTCAAAAGTGAATTAACGAAAAGTCAAAATGTTACAAAACCATGAATGAAATTCTTTTAAAACAAATTCTGAACCGAAATATATTGTAGTTCGTTTTGATAACATGTTTCTACGAATTAATTACGATGTTATATTACTtctaacatatattttttattctctttcaggTACATTGGAATTATCCACCCGTTTGAAGCACATATTGTGTGTAACCGGAGACGTATCATCTGTGTGATATGCATCGTGTGGTTCATATCTTTGGTGACGGGTTTACCACCGCTTCTCTTCAACACAGTGATGCACGACAAGTCAAAGGATTCAGTTGGTTTCTGTCGCATGCGATTTCcaacaaattcctttctttatttcatgatttataaATTCGGAGAGTTCTTCCTGTATTATTTCGCTCCCTTACTTTTACAAATGGTTCTTTATTGTATCATTACAAAACAATTGTTTCTTGGTAGTGAACATCTACACAGGCCTGTTGTAATGACTTGGACGGAAACCGGAAATCGAACCGAGCGCTCTTCCGATGCCCTTCAAGCGCGAAAGGGAGTTGTGAAAATGCTCATCATCAGTGTATTGGTCTATTTTATCAGTTACTCACCCATCGAGATTATGCTGTTCTATAAAATGATATCGCCTCATGCGTTCAAGGACCACTGGTCTTATCACGTAATTGCCATTGTCATCGCTTATGTCAATTCGTCCGCTAACCCCATACTCTACAGCATCTTCAGCCAGAATTTCCGTCGACGTTTCAACGCCATACTCTGCGGCCATGAAGAGAAAAACCGACACATGACagctacctcaacaaattcccgcATGTGGCGCCTCACAAGTCTCAGGTCAGCTACAACAGAAGTGTGACGGACAGTTCTCCTCCTTGCTGCTATTGTACATTCTAATCTTTGATTCCTTAaatgtattttcatttcattttggggttattctttttatttaatttaacaaataCCTAGCTTTttagggtgtatgtgtgtgtgtgtgcgcgtgagagatagacagacacacagacagacagagaaacagaaacagagagagagggttgtttcatatttatatgatagctcagtggttagagcgtcgggctcacaatcatgaggtagtaggTTCGATTCCTggtccgggctgcgtgttgtgtttttgagcaagacactttattccacgttgttccagttcactcacctgtagaaatgaattgcgacattacaggtgccaagctgtatcgtggaattgctggccttgtgccaaaatttgaaatcagtatagtTTATATGAATTATGGATTCTAAGAAAGGAAAGAGTGACAAAACAATACTTATTTATCTTTTGAAGAAAACTGGCAAAATGGCTTTTTGCTAGATTCACTCTGaagcctccctctctctctctctctctctctctatctatctatctatctatctatctatctatttatctatctatctctctatctatctatctatttatctatctatctatctctcaaacacacccacccacacagttCATCCTCACCCACCCCTAGACATACTATATCGAGTTCTAGAACTCATCGGGCCGGATCAGTTATCCAGTTTCCAAGGCAATTATGTAACCGATACCACTGCATGACCCCTAAACAAGGcaccagtctgtcacagggtCGCTCGTCTACAGATGAGTGgcctggagtaacgtgaaatgaagagttttgctcaagaacacaatgcaccgcaTGGTCTACGAAACGAAGCCACGATCTTGCGATTGTGAGcgcaaaaccctaaccactaacctacctaaaaaatatttttaaatcttcACTGCATGCTTTGTCATACATGACATGCAGTGAATCGATTTTTACATCATTAAACATGTGCTGATTCCTTCATTAAAACATGTAACGTTTAAGATAAAATGTTTAAAGCAAGCTGCTTCTATAGCTTTGTTTGAGCgtaatttcattttttgtttttattcgcttTGGCTCACAAGATATAAAAACATTTCCAAATCGACACTCACCCCCAAAAAAGTGTACCGACTTCAAAAATGTATTTTACCTAATTCTTCTTCCATCTTAAAATTGCTTCCCCACTTAAGTTCCCCCCATCCGCCACTAAGTACTAACCTACCTTCATAAGTTCGAAATTATCATCTGTATTGGGCTACGGACGACGCTCTTGCTTCTCAGAACAAAATCATTTAAGCAAATAGTTATTCAATATttcaatgtgtttatatatgagcaACAGAGAATGTGATGGATGATTAAATACAAAGAGAACTATATAAACTATTCCACGTTACAAGTAgattaaaaattggaaatatagTGATTGTGGTTTCGGGTTTCAAGTCTAAGTATTCATCAGACAAATTAAGTCAAACTATtgtatctttttctctaattctgTAATGTGTAACCAACCATTTActgtacgtgtgtatatctttTTAATAAACATGTGAGAATagcatttgtattttgaaattgtatttatatttgtaattcagtatgaatatatatatatataaatttatataaaccagcttagagaagaagaaacgaaacgaaaccaaacgaatcgaatcgaatcgacgcgaaggcgctcagtcatacaatagtgtaataaataaaatatatgcatacacacaaacatatatgtacgtacctacatctacatgtatatatacatgcatatataaatatatatacgtgtgtagaggacaccacaaatagacgtagaactcaacgagaaacgaaaacgtaaaaacagcatggaacggaccattcctttaacaacgaaaaaacagagtacaagacaactacacaaggaaaaatccccttcatcagccgtccctagttcaactccagcgtgtttcgaaggtgaggacagaacacgtctcgccgaactaatccttcctgcgaaagaattaaataaaattcctaaatctatataaataaggataagatcgttaattcaaaaataaaataacgattttatcaagtggtcagcatggaagaaataaccttcaaaggtaataattataaaaattttcagcatggtggtatctcgtagataccctaattataattatatatatatatatatatatatatatatatatatatatatatatatatatatatattatatatatatatatattatatatatatatatatatatatacaacaattaaGAATGGACAGTTCAAAACATTACTACACTCGTTTCAATAGcctgattatttatttaacaattgaTAGTGCATTACATGACACCACGTAACTCTTCTACCACAGATGTGCTGTGTGCTAAGAATCTTACtccccagtcacatggttccgggttcggtcctactgcgtggcaccttaggcaagtgtcatctattatagcctcagacgaaccaaagccctgtgagtggaattggtagacgcaaactgagagaagcccgtcgtatatatgtgtggtgtgtgtgtgtgtttgtgtgtacgtattatgtatgtgtacatgcatgtaagtatatacacatactcacacacacatatgcatatataagcatatatctgtgtgtgtgtatttgtgtctgtattcgcCCCCacttcaccgcttgacaactggtgttgttgcgtttacgtcccagtaacatagcgctgctccagtatggtcgcagtcaaacgactgaaacaagcaaaaaaataaaataatattgcgtAACCATGCTATTTCATCAGGTGAGATTCAGACTTCAATTCGGCGAAACACAATCAATCTATAGATTGTATGGATGTTTTGAGCTTCCATTCTTATTTGTTTATCAAATGATACACTGTGTAATATGTGCCAGTTATACCATTGATACTTACAGAGATTTACAGGATGCCTGGGATCCTTACACAAGTGTTTAAATTTGTATAGACAGCTATACTGACCCGTTAAACcagggtttctcaaccattttttacctatggaccccttttgattactattttattctggtataACCCTATtgccattcaatatttaaaacttctttcaaaattcctattttgttgttcacacattaacttctttaggttgaactatgtaaaatgttaaagaaaaaaaacctatctgtttcttgcaatacatattaatacatatacctaaaacaaaatttttcaggggcccttaaaatactattgtggatccccagtttattattttgttgtgttgacccccaaaaatcttatacggACCCTCAGGCGCCATGTGGAcactagttgagaaccactgagttaAATTATTTGGAATACTGGCATATTCTTTTGGAGTAACCTCTTAGCTTAATATAAC
This portion of the Octopus sinensis linkage group LG12, ASM634580v1, whole genome shotgun sequence genome encodes:
- the LOC115218068 gene encoding neuropeptide receptor 15-like, which encodes MNRNPLAPSLLSHSSSSSLSSSSSSSSSSSSSSLLFSLSASASASLSSSSSLNNTLSELNESLVKPFFLSVANSSALPELGPRDREAAERGIVSLSGIIATSLMFFIIGATGFFGNLLVIYSVISDRKMRSSVTNLLITNLALADLSTLISGVPDIVLFILNRGWLLGEIPCKLHRFAMVTSLYVSVLSLCAVCIERYIGIIHPFEAHIVCNRRRIICVICIVWFISLVTGLPPLLFNTVMHDKSKDSVGFCRMRFPTNSFLYFMIYKFGEFFLYYFAPLLLQMVLYCIITKQLFLGSEHLHRPVVMTWTETGNRTERSSDALQARKGVVKMLIISVLVYFISYSPIEIMLFYKMISPHAFKDHWSYHVIAIVIAYVNSSANPILYSIFSQNFRRRFNAILCGHEEKNRHMTATSTNSRMWRLTSLRSATTEV